Sequence from the Puntigrus tetrazona isolate hp1 chromosome 11, ASM1883169v1, whole genome shotgun sequence genome:
TAATTCGTtcgatttttaacattttgaaaagaagCCTTCACCGAAACAAGCGTTTCAGaattcaaaaatgcatatgcatggGCAGAATTTGTAATGGATGCATTAAAAGAACGAGTGAATCATTACACCGTCAAACACGTCTTACTAGTGCTGTTGTCTTTTTCAAGGTCTGTCTCCTCCGATGCATTTCTGCCCAGGAAAGATTTGATGTCCTGATCTTCATACCAGTTGAAGGAAGGGATTCTCTCTCCCCCAGCTTCTGGGTGCCCGCACATGATCCTGGAGAAGGCACGAAAGCTCTCGCGGGGCAATGCTGAGCGGTTTTCAGGTGTCAGTAGCCTCATCTCCGAGTTCAGCTCTGAGAAACTGGACAGAGAAGAGACctgaggaagaagaaaaaagtcaaaatggaCCTCTAACGTGTTTGCATCATTAAgcgtattaaaatgtattatttacgtATCACGTACAGTTTCATAGTAAGTGTGAGAACTCAAAACTACTCACGTCATCCATGACTGACGCTAGTTCCCGAGACACAGAAGAAACAAGGCGACTGATGAGTTGAAGATCAGCTGCATTTGCCCGTAGTCTGTCTCTCTGAAAGGAATGAACATGAAGAACACAATTCTAATGTAAAATTTTAGATCAAATTTAGCAATTTACAATTACGATTTCGATCACTCTGGTGACTCAAACTGATAATTCGTCTTTCTAGACTCTTTCTAGAATGAGAAAGTCCCATCTCCTAATACCACACACTTCTGACTAGCATAAGCAAGCGGCATGATATATTTCAAACGCCCATATTATGAGTTATGAAAGATTCATAATGTGGTTTTGGAAGTCCCAAATAACAGGTGGACATACaaacaaggtcaaaaaacactttcattttcttataatatgcatttatttatacctTATTAGCtcaatgattaatttttccattttattaaagctgtgtttgtgactTTAAACGCAACAAACGTAGAAACGAGtggcaaataattaattagccttttttattttttattataaaagtattttcaggTAGCCTTAGttcatatttttagaataaagaTACATAAGTCATACAGCGCCCTACGACTAGCCCTGTTTTAGACTGATAACTTAttaactgcatatttttttattaatgtgccttaaagaaaatgaaatgctggtgacaatgcagttttgttttgctcattCATATCTGTTAAAGAAAAGATGGCTCTTTTGGCACTCATGACACAATTTGTAAATAAAGGTTTATCATTTCTGTCGTAGGCTTagtcctttttttaaatctttccaaTGAGGAGGAGAAGACAAATTTGAGTTTATGTGCGGCACCCCGACCAGCAAGTTCCACCAGCACTTCGAAACAAAGAATAATTATGCAAAGCCATTGgttcatttgatttgttttgtaaagcTTCGTTTCTCCCTTCATTGCGTGGAACTCACTAACCGTGAGGATCTTGCTGAAGTCCAGCTGTGAGAGGAAGATCTGCTCGGCCTTCTGCATAACATCTGAAGGCACAGCACACAGCTCCCTTTGCAGTTCGGGAAAAGAATCTCTTTCGTCGACAGTGAGGTAACGACCCAAGAGGGAACCATTACAGACGATGTCTGAGAGACGAATTCCTTCACCTGATAATGCAACCTTGACAATAAAGATGTGTTAAGGTCATGTTGAAACAGAAGTAGCAGATATATGATGAGGGTCACTTTGGGATTCAAAAAAAGCTTGCAAGGGTGGGTTTAATCAGACTAAATAAGTCAAGCCGAAGAGGAGTCaagtcttttcttttaaattaaacagtttatCAGTAGCGTGCAGTTTCATTTCATGCCCATCTTAAAACCAGACTGAGAAAAAACTACCTAATCAGTTTCAATAGTTGGCTCTAAACGATAATGCAGTCTGGTAGGGGGAAGCACTGACTGGTCCTTACGCCAGTTCAGAATCCAGATTTCCAGAGGAGGATCATAAGCAGTTCATTTAgtggaaaaatgcatttctcaCCACTTGAAGGTTCAATCGTGCCCTCAGTAACTGATCAACAGAGGCCGAGGGGACGCTGGTGTTCGTCCGCAGGAAGGAGGAGAAGCTTTCGTTGGCTCTGAGATACTCTCTTACGGGTAGATCTTCAAGTGTGTcacaaaatacagaaatgttacaTGCTTTTCGAACTGTAAGCGGTAGGCTTATATTAAATCTAGTGCAGTCAAATGATTAACtgcgattaatcgcatacaaaatacGTTTtgaatacataatatatatttattacgtacatatatacacatacatatgcttgtacatattgaagaaaaatatatgtgtatattaaatatatttgcacatgatgtaaattatataaatacaaatatacacatttaaatacatgtaaatatttaaaaaatatatactgtatgaatgtgtgtgtgtatatatatatatatatatatatatatatatatatatatatatatatacacacacacacaacaaaatagatatacacagcacacacacatatattatgtaaacaattgcaattaatcattgaaTCATCTTAAAAACTGAATCTCACATGGGAGTTTCTACAATGAGATATTTGATTGATATGTCATACTTGGCCAAGCGTCTGGTCTTTCCCCGAGTCTCTGGATTGCCTGTGACAGGTCCTGCAGGCTGGAGAGGACTGTCCGGTTACCACTGAGTGTCAGGACGGTTCTGATATCCACTAAAAGCCGAGACAGTCTGAGTGAGAGAATAAACCTCCATTAATGGCCAGGGCCAAAGAGAAGCGAAGTCACAAAACACCGTCTGAAACACAGAAAGGCGCCTCACATGGAGTTTTCAAAGTTGCTCACTCGCCCGGGTGTTTCTCCTGCTGTGGGGTGATGAAAACAGGGGTTGTTGACATTGCAGACGATGCCCTGAACCCATGCCAGCGTGCCTGCTGAAGGAAGGGCTTTGTTGGGAAAATGACCTGAAATGAAAAAGATCAGCAACACTGAACGTGAAACATTCATTTGAACATTTacttcaaatgaaatgtaaatgtaattcatgAACATTTTGGAATGCAGACCAAAGGCAAAATGTGAGATGCATAGCAGTGGGAAAATAACACACATTTATAGCGTTGCACTATTAGAACCCTGTGCCGTGcatcatttcactttaaaaaagtcCTTGACTGAAATTTCTTCTGGCGAGCCATCAAAAAGGTCATGATTTAGTATTAACAATGTCACAAGGGCTCAACAACGTCCTGATTTTCACTGTGGCTAATCAGCTTTGTGTTCCTGCCACCTGCCGAGCGTGGAGGGCACCACTTACATTGGCTCTGTTTATACGGTGGGTGCGATTGTCGGACAGcgatgaggatgaggaagaggaacaGCGGCCACAGGAGTTCGACGACAAGCTGGACCTGTAAAAGAAAGAACAAGACTTGATCCCGTTTTGCTACATCTCTCACAGAGCGTGCTGCAGCTGAATTAAAGTTACGGCACCTTGTTTCTCCTGCGGTATGTGAAGTTTTTCCACAGCAGCAGGTAGAGCTGTGTTCCAATGGCCATGACGGATGGCACAAAACTACACAGCCATGGCAACAGAGGAAACCtacaacaagaacaaaacatGCTACTCTTCCGCCGTGCAAATACAATGGCATATACTATCGCTCCAAGCCAAAAAGCCATTCAACTCAATAAAGGGCCTTCTTCTGTTGACCAATCGTCTAAAAGTACCGGTTTAAAAATGTCAGGTACTGTAACTTTAATCCATATGAACTGTGTTCAATAAGATttctaaatctaaatgaaaGCTTTGGATAAATATAGCCTATGAAACTGTCTTGTTAACTTCAAATTTTGAgcttctgtaattaattacagcaCAATAACAAAACGCTCATTTGGGGGGCGAACAAACCGTTTAAATGAATGGATGAGTagtagaaagttcaaaagcatGATCTCCTCAGATTTGACTGTCACTTCCTATTCTTGAAATCCTCATTATGCTAATTGGCTTACACAGAGTTGAGACAAATAAATCCCCCCAAACTGGGCACAGAAAATATAACACGGGATTGCgtctagacaaaaaaaaatgttaatgactGAAATTATTACGGGCTTTAAAACTAGAAATTGTTTACAACTGACCTTCACAGCTGACAAACATCCATTGTGGAAGtcgattaattattattattttaagatacCCCAAATTTtctcaaaatagaaataatttcaCAGGATTTTTTTCTTGCGGTGTTTCATTAAATAGAACATGTTATCGCGTATAATAGTTATGCTATTAATAAGTATAGCCCGTTCATCGCAGGTCATATAATATCGAATGATTCACATTTCCGGTACACTAGCTTTAATGTTCGCTGTAAATGTCTAGAAACGCCACATTAATCACAGGTACAAGGTTGTTACCTTTAGTTTTTTCCCAAACTCCCGCTGCTTCATGAATGTAGCCGGTTCGCAGTCTTCCCGAGCGCTACCGGTGTTACAAGATCACTTCGACGAAGCGCAACGATGGGCGGGGCTTCCATTCAAAACAGTGAAACCACATTGAGCTTTCAACCAATCGAGAGCGCTGCACTCAAGACGTACAGCCAATCGcttcctttgtgttcattttAGCGCCCGCCCACTCAGGTTTTACATAAACTCTGCGCAATTTCCGGCGCATGGACAGCGAGGacgtcattatttaaaataccgCATGTATTGTGTCAGAAATTATcttgctctcacacacacacacacacacacacacacacacacacacacactaaatacattttataaacatgtactactccttttttaaaataaacacacgcGACAAGGGAAACCGTCTTTAAGTACTATCTTTAATAAACATCTATTACagcagttattaaaatatacctCTTTCTACAGCTAAAAACAAACCCAGGCATAggtccaatattttttttacaggcaCTAATTCTTGAGCTCCGTAAAGAGCAtgtaaaccatttaaaaacactgaacatcAAATCCGTACTGCGATACTGCAGAAGTGCTGGAAGCTTGAGATGGAAGGCTCAAGATGATTCGAGATTCATTTTAAGTGTGGATTCTAATGCATAGTCATTCAAACGCAAGGCTTGTCTTCAGGCACCTCGGCTCAGCAGcaagagcaaaaacaaaaatgtacacatacaAACCAGCAGTTAAATAAGCAGCTCTAAAACGGCTTTAAAATGGAGGTCCATGATCTCTATACATTCTTACACTGCTCAGCTTTGACAGATTTGCTAAAAGGCAGAGTTGaaatgaaagcgttttttttctACACTCAGCGGCAAATTTGCATGTGACCGTGAGGACCTGAGAGGACCCGTCTCCTATAGGAACACGGGCTGATCTAGGCCGGTCAGGAGTCGGTACGTTGACGTCGGCATAGTCTTCAGATGGATCTATTACAAATCAGAGAAAATCAATTATTGAGAATTATATGACTCTTACTGAGTGCATCATCAGAACTATGTATTTTAGATGCAAATGATGAGACTCTTCTCTGGTGATGTATAATGACTTTTACAATCATTTGTTTAACCCTGCAAGCTCACGTTCACCTGTCTCCATTTTTGAGCAACCAATGCTCCATATATGGTTTACGTTCTACCTAACAACTGATTGTATTTGAAAAgtctaaaagtctgaatttaatTTCAAGTCGTTTTTAAATCATTCTTATTATAGTATAAAGTAAGCATTATGTTTAAAGCCAAATACCTCTCCTACAGCATTGGACAGGATTTGGATGATCTTCTCGTGAGGTGTAGCTACGACACTCTGTCCATTGATCTCAATGATGCGATGACCAACTCGAATGCCGCCCCGCTCGGCTATTCCACCCCGCATTAAACTGCAGATCTATTGAAGAAATCGGGTTGACAGAATATCAGACGCTCAGCCCGGTTTTACAAGCACGGTGGCATAAAACAGTAGCGAACAGCAGCTTACGATCCCATCTTCCACGCTGAAGCCCAGCTGATACTTGGGGTCTGGACGCTTGATGATCGCATTGGTGACAGGAGGACAGTGAACGATGCTGAGCTTTATTATCGAAAGGTTCTTCAAATCCTAGAGAATATGATAAATCAACATTCGGCCACGAAATGCAGAGGTATTTGGacctttaaagggttactccgcCTGTCTTTCCAAACAATAAAAAGCTTTATTCATCCTCAGaatacaatttaacattttcgATGAAAACCGGTACTGTCCCATTGATTGCCAAGTAAATACTATTGTCAAGGTACAGAAAAGCATGAAAGACATCGTTAGAAttctccatctgccatcagtggttcaaccgtaacgtTATAAAGCTGTGAGAATATTTAATCTGTGgatataaagcaaaaataacaactttatgaaaggaatagttcatctaaaaatgaaaattctgtcatcatttactcaccctcgagtagttccaaatctgtacaaatttttttgttctgccgaacacaatggaagatattttgaagaaagtttgtaagcAGGCTTTTTTGGGGTCACCGCTAACTTCTACAGTAGCACAGTCTACTCAactagttccaaatctgtattttcattttcagatgaactattcctttaataaagttgttatttttgctttatttccacaaaaaaagtattctcgtagatTCATAGCGTTACGcttgaaccactgatggtagATGGAGACTACGTCTTCCATGCTTTTCTGGACcatgacagtgttcattactccCAGCCTCCCgattttcatccaaaacatcttaaattgtgttctaaaGACGAATGAAGCTTTGGAACGACGTGgtgattaatggcaaaattgtCATtgtggggtggagtaaccctttaagtttAGCTTCTGGTTGGTCTTACTCGTATGATACTTTGGCAGGTGGCGATGGGGAGGCCCACCAGACTGGTGCCATTAACGGACATGATGCGATCGCCGATGCTCAGCTCTCCAGAACGTTCTGCAGGGCCGCCGTGCAGCAGATTAGCCACCACCACAGTCGGCAAGATGGAGCCCCAGCCAGACTCAACGATCGCGACTCCTAATATCTCTCCGGGCCTTTTTGATATGcacacctgaaaaataacagaGGTGAATGGTTTTCTTCGTGCTATTTCGCAACCACTTTCGGCACAGATCCGCATAGAGGAAAGACATCCTCACCTCACGGATATTTTCAGAGCGAGAAAAGTGAACCAGGTCTCCGTTGTAAAGTTCTTGAGTGCCGAGGTAATCGCTGTACTCGCCTGGCCTCAAATCACTAGCTTTTATGCCATTAGTGTATAGAAACTGCTGATACGCAACACCAAAAGCCTGACCGATGGCCTGTGCGATGGTCTGAGCCTAAagaagacacaaaaaaaaaaaaaaaaaaaaaaaaaaagagtaagaaACATAGATAAATATACCTTTCGCGTCATTATTTGATACGTATAATAATTCACCtacaatgcaacatttttacacTATCCACTGCAAACCAAAATCACACAGAAAACGCTCACATCCTCTGAAGAAAACACGTGGCAGATCATCCAGCACTTTTTCTGCGGCGCTGCAGAGCTAGCCGTCGTGTCTGCTGATTTGCGATTGGCTGGCTTCCTGCGGGCCATCAGAACTACAATGTTCCCGATGTCTGCGATGTATGAAATCATCTGCAAAGCATGGTCCATCATGGCCTCCTGGAAGCACGAGAGAGTCCAGTCACACTTGAGAAAAAGCAGCACTCACAGTACATTAGAAGGActgcctggtttgttttttggtcTAACCTGTGTGTCCGCACTCAGTACTTTGATTCTCTGCGTGGAGATGAACAGATCGACCTCTGTCATAGGCTGAGACTCTCCTTCAGGTGCCTAGACAGACATGCATATATCAAATGGTATATTAGCCgtgttaaaaatgtcaaactaGATTTCTAGAaatccaaaaaaagaaatgcatgtaaaaGGTATCTTGAGTAAAACTCAAGAAAGTGTATTGCGGGCTGTCCCTTAGTGGCTCAAGCCAAAGTTTGAGGTTGAAAATTAAAATCCATCATTCAAAGTCGTTCCAGACTCATAACTTCAAAACGAAAATGAATAACCCTATGAGGATTAGGACGATATCGATTCTTTAAAGTCTAGGTAACCAAAACTTTGAAGATCCAAAAACGTCATAAGGGCATTGTTAAATGAATCTGTATGAACTGAGCAGTTTAAATCGTCTATTGAGAAGAAATAAACAttgtatataacatttaatttttatttattcacatatgTATGCATTATTAGATTAAGACCCTTTTATTGTTAAGTGTTGAATGTATGTAGCCTTGCAAGTAAaggatttttaaataagaaactcTATGCAAGAGTCTGGATATGgaattttaatgtaaagataAGATCCACCCAAAATCATCTGTGCTTTACTTGCTTTCTGGAGCAGAAGGTTCTGGAGTATCAGaaggtttttttgttcttattaaTTCATGCTGTGGCATCTTTATAAACGTTTTGGATATTTTAAGTTACTTTAGActtcttttacttttaaaatgaagcgtgttacatttattgcataactgttcattttaaatttatagtGGCCCAATTGGGCCTGCAGATATAATCCTTGTTTCCTGCCATACTTGACAAAAATTTGTTGAActtgcttgtttttaaatgaaatgatattGTTCCACCTTAATGCGATCCACGGCTTCCTGTGCCTGAGCCATCCGGGCGTTGGTGGAGGGATTTTTCTCAGACTGTAATTGTGTAGATCCAAGATATTTAGCTCCAAAGATCACACCATCCAGGAGGTCTTCGGGATCACATGGTCCAGGCACTTAGACCAAATCAAAGACATTATCAAATACATGATAGGAGCTGTGAAAGCGTAACTTGTAAACACTTCTACACTGAGTTTCATACCACTCTTATAAGCCGGCTGTGTCTCAGCTTCCTGTTaacagagaaatataaaatgaatgatatCACAAACAGCTTATCTCTTTGGTTCCATTGCTGTGTTACATTCAACTTAGAAACTCAAGATACCCTACTTTATCTTTGTAAGAGCAAACAAAAATACTACCTGAAGGTCAATTTCCATTTATGGAAATCCACGACTTTACTGACATGTGGACGTACAACATCAAAATATGATGCTGATAACGTGATAAAATCTGATATGATTACAGCTGCAGAAACATATGGAAACCTGTTGTGtccttttttataaaataaaatggataatTTAACTCATGATTCTAACTTTATTTAAACTCTAGAGAAATGGACTTCCATAGAATTAACCTGTGGTAATTGCTTCAAATGAGCTTTTCCATCATTTAAAGTGAACGATGTTTAGAAGTAATTTGCCTTTCAGTGCATTACTAACTACAAAAAAGGGCTAAGATCTCACCAGATCGTTGTTTGGAGAGCTGGACTGCTCCGCGCTCAGGCCTTCAGACGCCGTCCACTGATCTTCCTCAGTGATTCCTGAGACCAGCAGCTCATCCTGCAGGTGTCTGTGCCAAGCGTCCTCACTGTGGGATATGGAGATCATCTCATCTGCATCACTGCTCTGCCTTCTGAGCCCCGGCTGATGTCCGGGGGTCACCAGAGGCGTGTGAACAAACAGCGGCGCGATTCTTGGTTCTTCAGGCTCCTCTAGCAGCTGTAGCAGATCTTTCTGATACTCGTGTGAAAAGAGCAAAGCCTCTGGAACGTTTCTGTCTGCATCTGCGCATGCTGACTGGACCCTGGACCCAAGCTCTTGGAAGGAGGCGGTAGAGGCCTCCGCTGGAGTGTATGAATTATGCGGAGCACCGTGATTGGCTAATTCATCAGGTGTGCTGTGGGCAATATTAGCTGTTGATGGATGAAAAAGATGGAGCTG
This genomic interval carries:
- the si:ch73-40i7.5 gene encoding amyloid-beta A4 precursor protein-binding family A member 3 — encoded protein: MADDFLYSEALEPEQNSQPPSNSQNEASSQGANRIPNSSDSSTNPPEFSNLQSGHWQSPELEDLDSYNPIEPPPLDWRSDSSSEAGSAVELESCSVGDFEASGSFNNELNEDTVSAVSDNGAQDSSEASDKTEGAQKMRENTPELQRRETEENYVEDKERKLRNQEMKHDKIEEKSVKRDIDHSHIQSLLTQLHLFHPSTANIAHSTPDELANHGAPHNSYTPAEASTASFQELGSRVQSACADADRNVPEALLFSHEYQKDLLQLLEEPEEPRIAPLFVHTPLVTPGHQPGLRRQSSDADEMISISHSEDAWHRHLQDELLVSGITEEDQWTASEGLSAEQSSSPNNDLEAETQPAYKSVPGPCDPEDLLDGVIFGAKYLGSTQLQSEKNPSTNARMAQAQEAVDRIKAPEGESQPMTEVDLFISTQRIKVLSADTQEAMMDHALQMISYIADIGNIVVLMARRKPANRKSADTTASSAAPQKKCWMICHVFSSEDAQTIAQAIGQAFGVAYQQFLYTNGIKASDLRPGEYSDYLGTQELYNGDLVHFSRSENIREVCISKRPGEILGVAIVESGWGSILPTVVVANLLHGGPAERSGELSIGDRIMSVNGTSLVGLPIATCQSIIRDLKNLSIIKLSIVHCPPVTNAIIKRPDPKYQLGFSVEDGIICSLMRGGIAERGGIRVGHRIIEINGQSVVATPHEKIIQILSNAVGEIHLKTMPTSTYRLLTGLDQPVFL